In Leptospira perdikensis, one genomic interval encodes:
- a CDS encoding 1-acyl-sn-glycerol-3-phosphate acyltransferase produces MSIKSFIPAKFNLPALWFTDLTLPVLNKMLHNLESIEISETDQKTLKSFQKERLLYISNHPTTKEPGVAYHSANIMGSRFHYMAAREVFEWAYGFVGDFIQSIGAYSVLAGAPDRESLKASREILASKGGKLALFPEGEPTSGMNDTLLPFQPGVAQLGFWGLEDALKKDLEAKIWILPTFVKYRMTGSIDSMQKDIDQAVNKMEQKLGIEKTGKDIVHRFLSVGKRMIEREEKEYGVPVEEGRADDFDYRLGRMRHAMLDNIARKANIPKWEAEANAIEKLRRILSVLEMVSVGMPDPNGELPSLEMATWARKAATKAYDFITIQTAYIKELPSAERLYEFLYRYENELFGEFSPRPHRAVVRFGTPFTINEYLSSYKEDKKKTLDLITDRLRKELQTMLVEEKSKSNPLFPSQYIF; encoded by the coding sequence ATGTCAATCAAATCCTTTATCCCTGCAAAGTTCAATCTTCCTGCTTTATGGTTTACGGATCTGACACTTCCCGTCCTCAACAAAATGCTCCATAATCTTGAATCCATAGAGATTTCGGAAACCGACCAAAAGACTTTAAAATCCTTTCAAAAAGAACGACTATTATACATCTCCAATCATCCCACAACCAAAGAACCGGGAGTTGCCTACCATTCAGCAAACATCATGGGTTCTAGGTTTCATTATATGGCCGCGAGAGAGGTATTCGAATGGGCCTACGGATTTGTTGGTGACTTCATCCAATCAATAGGAGCCTATTCAGTGTTAGCTGGTGCACCGGACAGAGAATCCCTCAAAGCTTCAAGAGAAATACTTGCTTCCAAAGGCGGAAAACTAGCTCTCTTTCCCGAAGGAGAACCCACAAGCGGAATGAACGACACCCTACTTCCCTTCCAACCTGGAGTGGCACAACTGGGATTTTGGGGACTAGAAGATGCTCTAAAAAAAGACCTTGAAGCAAAAATCTGGATTTTACCAACCTTCGTTAAGTACAGAATGACCGGTTCTATCGATTCCATGCAAAAAGACATCGACCAAGCGGTAAACAAAATGGAACAAAAGTTAGGGATCGAAAAAACAGGAAAAGACATCGTTCATAGATTTTTGTCTGTAGGAAAACGAATGATCGAAAGAGAAGAAAAAGAATATGGAGTTCCTGTGGAAGAAGGCAGAGCTGATGACTTTGACTATCGATTGGGACGGATGCGCCATGCCATGCTCGACAATATTGCGAGAAAAGCCAATATCCCAAAATGGGAGGCGGAAGCCAATGCCATTGAAAAATTAAGAAGAATTCTAAGTGTACTCGAAATGGTATCGGTGGGAATGCCCGATCCGAACGGTGAACTTCCGAGTTTAGAGATGGCAACTTGGGCAAGAAAAGCCGCCACCAAAGCTTACGACTTTATCACCATCCAAACGGCTTATATCAAAGAATTACCTAGTGCAGAACGTTTGTATGAGTTTTTGTATCGTTACGAAAACGAACTTTTTGGGGAATTTAGCCCAAGACCCCACAGAGCAGTTGTTAGATTTGGAACACCATTCACGATCAATGAATATTTAAGTTCTTATAAAGAGGACAAAAAGAAAACGCTAGATCTCATTACAGATCGTCTAAGAAAAGAGTTACAGACCATGCTTGTGGAAGAAAAGTCCAAATCAAATCCATTGTTTCCGAGCCAATATATTTTTTAA
- the lmtA gene encoding lipid A Kdo2 1-phosphate O-methyltransferase — MALIEELNQQGNFLFRWRSYIPGVILFLSLLYLPYVPYFQGNYESNLYWLSGAFFVSFTGLFVRCFTIGYTPKNTSGRNTKQQVADVVNQSGIYSLVRHPLYVGNFLMYLGPVFILRDFAFALVYIMFFYLYYERIIFAEEYFLRGKFAKGYLEWADKTPAFIPRLSGYKKPNLDFSFRNIWKREYPSLFGIIVVFTVFDLIQVYYQEPSLRAVDITGIWKPFHTWFLGFGFVFYVVTRIIVKTTKLLEVEGR; from the coding sequence ATGGCACTTATAGAAGAACTCAACCAACAAGGCAATTTTCTCTTCCGATGGCGCTCCTACATCCCAGGAGTCATTTTGTTTCTTTCCTTACTGTATCTACCGTATGTCCCTTATTTCCAAGGGAATTACGAGTCCAATTTGTATTGGTTATCTGGCGCTTTTTTTGTCAGTTTTACAGGTCTTTTTGTTAGATGTTTTACGATCGGGTACACTCCGAAAAACACTTCTGGCAGAAATACAAAACAACAAGTTGCCGATGTGGTGAACCAATCAGGGATCTACTCTTTGGTGAGACACCCTCTGTATGTAGGGAATTTTCTGATGTATCTTGGCCCAGTATTCATCCTCAGGGATTTTGCTTTTGCGTTAGTATATATCATGTTCTTCTATCTATATTACGAACGTATTATCTTCGCAGAAGAATATTTCCTTCGAGGGAAGTTCGCAAAAGGATATTTGGAATGGGCAGACAAAACTCCTGCTTTCATTCCTAGACTTTCTGGATATAAAAAACCAAATTTAGATTTTTCTTTCCGTAATATTTGGAAACGCGAATATCCGAGTTTATTTGGAATCATTGTAGTGTTTACTGTTTTTGATTTGATTCAAGTATATTACCAAGAGCCATCTTTACGTGCAGTAGACATTACTGGAATTTGGAAACCGTTTCATACTTGGTTTTTAGGATTTGGTTTTGTGTTTTATGTTGTCACTCGTATCATTGTAAAGACCACCAAACTTCTCGAAGTCGAAGGTAGATAG
- a CDS encoding rubrerythrin: protein MGSATVLSNDSIPKVLSDIVANETNHALWLNTLSLLEHLGSRKILLTQSSEETSEMILKHATEEARHALFFKKAARTIKPSFQLGYQNSALVRGTAARIYFAKLDTLVRRSLRKVFTDEKQFTYLAYLYTTTVIEKRAMVVYAAYDEILDQTGSPIRLTNLILEEEGHLSEMSAEMFRLDPGAKERLANLETEEAKIFVRFWLQIREFSLN from the coding sequence ATGGGTTCTGCTACTGTCCTCTCGAATGATTCCATTCCTAAAGTTCTTTCTGATATCGTTGCCAACGAAACAAACCATGCACTATGGCTCAATACTCTCTCCCTATTAGAACATCTTGGTTCGAGAAAAATCCTCCTCACACAATCCAGTGAAGAAACCTCTGAGATGATTTTAAAACATGCCACGGAAGAAGCAAGGCATGCTCTCTTTTTTAAAAAAGCAGCCCGCACCATAAAGCCTAGTTTCCAATTGGGATACCAAAACTCCGCACTCGTTCGGGGAACGGCAGCAAGAATTTATTTCGCAAAACTGGATACACTGGTACGCAGAAGTTTACGCAAAGTTTTTACGGATGAAAAACAATTCACCTACCTTGCTTATTTGTACACCACCACGGTCATCGAAAAACGGGCCATGGTCGTCTATGCAGCGTACGACGAAATTTTGGACCAGACTGGTTCTCCCATTCGCCTAACTAACCTGATTTTAGAAGAGGAAGGCCACCTTTCTGAAATGAGTGCCGAAATGTTCCGTCTCGACCCGGGAGCCAAAGAACGATTGGCGAATTTAGAGACAGAAGAAGCGAAGATTTTTGTCCGATTTTGGCTCCAAATCCGTGAATTCTCGCTGAATTAA